A genomic segment from Dechloromonas denitrificans encodes:
- a CDS encoding carboxyl transferase domain-containing protein, whose amino-acid sequence MTTLKTQLNPRSADFQANAAAMETVVADLHEKVEKIALGGPEAARQKHLARGKLLPRERVNGLLDPGTPFLEIGQFAAYGMYGGDVPAASVIAGIGRVEGVECMIVANDATVKGGTYYPLTVKKHLRAQEIALENRLPCVYLVDSGGAFLPMQDEVFPDKEHFGRIFFNQANLSAQGIPQIAAVLGSCTAGGAYVPAMCDESIIVKNQGTIFLGGPPLVKAATGEVVSAEDLGGADVHTRISGVVDHLAENDAHALAIARRIIKDLNWKKAPPVTLTAPLAPRYPTQELYGVIPTDSKKPFDVREIIARIVDDSDFDEFKARYGTTLVCGFARIWGYPVGIVANNGILFSESALKGAHFIELCAQRGIPLVFLQNITGFMVGRKYENGGIARDGAKMVTAVATAKVPKFTVVIGGSFGAGNYGMCGRAYSPRFLWMWPNARISVMGGEQAAGVLATVKRDGMEATGKTWSAEEEAAFKAPIREQYETQGHPYYASARLWDDGIIDPADTRRVLGLGLSASMNAPAEETKFGIFRM is encoded by the coding sequence ATGACTACCCTGAAAACCCAACTCAATCCGCGTAGTGCCGATTTCCAGGCCAACGCGGCAGCCATGGAGACGGTCGTTGCCGATCTCCATGAAAAGGTCGAAAAGATCGCCCTCGGCGGACCGGAAGCGGCCCGCCAGAAGCATCTGGCGCGCGGCAAGCTGCTCCCCCGCGAGCGCGTCAATGGCCTGCTCGACCCCGGCACGCCCTTCCTTGAAATCGGCCAGTTCGCAGCCTACGGCATGTATGGCGGTGATGTCCCGGCCGCCTCGGTGATTGCCGGCATCGGTCGGGTCGAAGGTGTCGAGTGCATGATCGTGGCCAACGATGCGACGGTGAAAGGCGGCACTTATTACCCGTTGACCGTGAAAAAGCACCTGCGCGCCCAGGAAATCGCGCTGGAAAACCGTCTACCCTGCGTCTATCTGGTCGATTCCGGCGGCGCTTTCCTGCCGATGCAGGATGAAGTTTTCCCGGACAAGGAACATTTCGGCCGCATTTTCTTCAATCAGGCCAATCTGTCGGCCCAGGGCATTCCGCAGATCGCCGCCGTACTCGGCTCGTGTACTGCCGGTGGCGCTTACGTGCCGGCAATGTGCGACGAGTCGATCATCGTCAAGAACCAGGGCACCATCTTTCTCGGCGGCCCACCGCTGGTCAAGGCGGCAACCGGCGAAGTCGTCTCGGCCGAAGACCTCGGCGGGGCCGATGTGCATACGCGGATTTCCGGCGTCGTCGACCATCTGGCTGAAAACGATGCCCATGCACTGGCCATCGCCCGCCGGATCATCAAGGATCTGAACTGGAAAAAGGCCCCGCCGGTGACGTTGACCGCACCGCTAGCACCGCGCTATCCGACGCAGGAGCTGTACGGCGTCATCCCGACCGATTCCAAGAAACCTTTCGACGTGCGCGAAATCATTGCCCGCATCGTCGATGACTCGGATTTCGATGAATTCAAGGCCCGTTACGGCACGACGCTGGTCTGCGGCTTCGCCCGCATCTGGGGCTACCCGGTCGGTATCGTGGCGAATAACGGCATCCTGTTCTCCGAATCGGCCCTGAAAGGCGCCCATTTCATCGAACTGTGCGCCCAGCGCGGCATCCCGCTCGTTTTCCTGCAGAACATCACCGGCTTCATGGTCGGTCGCAAGTACGAAAATGGCGGCATCGCCCGCGATGGCGCCAAGATGGTCACCGCCGTCGCTACCGCCAAGGTGCCGAAATTCACCGTCGTCATTGGTGGCTCGTTTGGGGCCGGCAACTACGGCATGTGTGGCCGCGCCTACTCCCCGCGTTTCCTGTGGATGTGGCCAAACGCCCGCATCTCGGTGATGGGCGGCGAACAGGCCGCCGGTGTGCTGGCAACCGTCAAGCGCGATGGGATGGAAGCAACCGGAAAAACCTGGAGCGCCGAGGAAGAGGCGGCCTTCAAGGCGCCGATCCGCGAGCAGTACGAGACCCAGGGCCACCCCTATTACGCCAGCGCCCGATTGTGGGACGACGGCATCATCGATCCGGCTGATACCCGCCGCGTCCTTGGGCTCGGCCTCTCTGCCTCGATGAATGCCCCGGCCGAAGAGACCAAATTCGGCATCTTCCGGATGTAA
- a CDS encoding 2-hydroxychromene-2-carboxylate isomerase gives MADSANTPIDFYFDFSSPYGYLMAEKIDALAARYGRSVTWHPVLLGIIFQATGSRPPVVGSSSKASYMFHDFARSARHMGIPYNMPSRFPLPTQNAARAFYWLAGQDVALAKQFAQAVYRAFFVADCDISAPETVLEIAAKLGVDRDKLGAALQSPEIKARLKNEVDAALQAGVFGSPHLIIDGEAFFGADRLPQIEHWLESGGF, from the coding sequence ATGGCCGACTCAGCCAACACACCGATCGACTTCTATTTCGATTTTTCCAGCCCTTACGGTTACTTAATGGCTGAAAAAATCGATGCCCTCGCCGCACGTTACGGACGTAGCGTGACCTGGCATCCTGTGCTGCTCGGCATCATTTTCCAGGCGACCGGCTCGCGTCCGCCCGTTGTCGGTTCAAGCAGCAAAGCCAGCTACATGTTCCATGATTTCGCACGCTCCGCGCGCCACATGGGCATTCCCTACAACATGCCGAGCCGCTTCCCGCTGCCGACACAAAACGCCGCCCGCGCCTTCTACTGGCTGGCCGGGCAGGATGTTGCGCTAGCCAAGCAATTCGCACAGGCGGTCTATCGCGCCTTCTTCGTTGCCGACTGCGACATTTCCGCACCGGAAACCGTGCTCGAAATTGCTGCCAAACTCGGTGTCGACCGCGACAAACTGGGCGCCGCACTGCAAAGCCCGGAAATCAAGGCTCGGCTCAAGAACGAAGTCGATGCCGCGCTGCAGGCCGGCGTTTTTGGCTCCCCTCACCTGATCATCGACGGCGAAGCCTTCTTCGGCGCCGACCGCCTGCCGCAAATCGAGCACTGGCTCGAATCCGGCGGCTTCTGA
- a CDS encoding DUF1289 domain-containing protein — translation MLKSPCINVCRMDARSGLCTGCFRTIEEITVWARTDDHERRNILNRIAARRSTSSAADTAPQRQKAN, via the coding sequence ATGCTCAAATCACCCTGTATCAACGTCTGCCGGATGGATGCCCGCAGCGGCCTGTGCACCGGCTGTTTCCGGACCATTGAAGAAATCACCGTCTGGGCCCGTACGGACGACCATGAGCGGCGCAACATCCTGAACCGTATCGCCGCACGCCGTTCAACCAGCAGTGCAGCAGACACCGCCCCCCAGCGCCAGAAGGCGAACTGA
- a CDS encoding enoyl-CoA hydratase/isomerase family protein, which produces MFTTLEIELAGQVATIWMNRPEMHNAFDETLITELTAACIALDEDTDVRVVVLAGRGKSFSAGADLNWMKRAANNGVDDNLNDARALARMLRVLAEMKKPTIARIQGAALGGGTGLTAACDIAIASTKAFFATSEVKFGIIPSAISPYVVRAIGARQAYRYFQSAERIDASRARELGLVHETVEPEALDAKVAEIVAALIQGGPLAQAAAKDLIRAVDNKPINDNVVEDTAHRIAHLRATPEARDGIAAFLDKRSPAWMGE; this is translated from the coding sequence ATGTTTACGACACTCGAAATCGAACTCGCTGGCCAGGTGGCTACTATCTGGATGAACCGTCCGGAGATGCATAACGCCTTCGACGAAACACTGATCACCGAACTGACTGCCGCCTGCATCGCTCTCGATGAAGATACCGATGTCCGCGTCGTCGTCCTCGCCGGGCGCGGCAAAAGCTTCTCGGCCGGTGCCGACCTCAACTGGATGAAGCGAGCCGCCAACAACGGCGTCGATGACAATCTCAACGACGCGCGTGCGCTGGCCAGAATGTTGCGCGTCCTGGCCGAGATGAAGAAACCAACCATTGCTCGCATCCAGGGTGCGGCACTCGGCGGCGGCACCGGGCTGACGGCAGCCTGCGATATCGCCATCGCCTCGACCAAGGCTTTCTTCGCTACTTCCGAAGTCAAATTCGGCATCATTCCGTCGGCCATCAGCCCTTACGTCGTGCGCGCCATCGGTGCGCGTCAGGCCTATCGCTACTTCCAGTCGGCTGAACGCATCGACGCCAGCCGTGCCCGCGAACTTGGCCTGGTCCATGAAACCGTCGAGCCTGAAGCGCTCGATGCCAAGGTTGCCGAAATTGTCGCCGCACTGATCCAGGGCGGCCCGCTTGCCCAGGCTGCGGCCAAGGATCTGATCCGTGCCGTCGACAACAAGCCGATCAACGACAACGTCGTCGAGGACACTGCCCACCGAATCGCCCACCTGCGCGCCACGCCGGAAGCCAGAGACGGCATCGCCGCCTTCCTCGACAAGCGCTCACCGGCATGGATGGGGGAATAA
- a CDS encoding hydroxymethylglutaryl-CoA lyase, with protein MPLPSKVKIVEVGPRDGLQNEKQVVPTEIKIELINRLADAGLSVIEATSFVSPKWVPQMGDNSAVMAGITRHPAAVYPVLTPNLQGFDSAVQAGATEVAIFGAASESFSRKNINCSIAESLKRFEPVVSAASALEIKVRGYVSCVVGCPYEGAIDPEQAASVAQTLFDMGCYEVSLGDTIGVGNPASIRRMIEACAKRIPVAKLAGHYHDTYGMAIANIHASLQAGVSVFDSSIAGLGGCPYAKGASGNVATEDVVYLLHGLGIETGIDLAKLAFIGDWISSAINRPNGAKAGRALCSQASV; from the coding sequence ATGCCGCTACCGAGCAAAGTAAAGATTGTCGAAGTCGGGCCACGTGACGGCCTGCAAAACGAAAAGCAGGTCGTTCCGACCGAAATCAAGATCGAACTGATCAACCGGCTGGCCGATGCCGGCCTCAGCGTCATCGAGGCGACCTCCTTCGTCTCACCCAAATGGGTGCCGCAGATGGGTGACAACAGCGCGGTGATGGCTGGCATCACCCGCCACCCCGCTGCGGTCTACCCGGTTTTGACGCCCAATTTGCAGGGTTTCGACTCGGCCGTGCAGGCCGGCGCGACTGAAGTCGCCATTTTTGGTGCCGCCTCCGAGAGTTTTTCGCGCAAAAATATCAATTGCTCCATCGCCGAGAGCCTGAAACGCTTCGAACCCGTCGTTTCGGCCGCATCGGCGCTGGAAATCAAGGTACGCGGCTACGTTTCCTGCGTCGTCGGCTGTCCCTACGAGGGCGCCATCGATCCGGAACAGGCGGCCAGCGTCGCCCAAACCTTGTTCGACATGGGCTGCTACGAAGTCTCGCTCGGTGACACCATCGGCGTCGGCAATCCGGCTTCGATCCGCCGGATGATCGAAGCCTGCGCCAAACGCATCCCGGTCGCCAAACTGGCCGGCCATTATCACGACACTTACGGCATGGCGATTGCCAACATCCATGCCTCACTGCAAGCAGGCGTCTCCGTTTTCGACAGTTCGATTGCCGGCCTGGGCGGCTGCCCCTACGCCAAAGGCGCATCCGGCAATGTCGCGACGGAAGATGTTGTCTATTTATTGCACGGGCTAGGCATTGAAACCGGCATCGATCTGGCTAAACTGGCGTTTATCGGTGACTGGATTTCCAGTGCCATCAATCGCCCGAATGGCGCCAAGGCCGGCCGGGCTTTATGTAGCCAAGCGAGCGTGTGA
- a CDS encoding acetyl/propionyl/methylcrotonyl-CoA carboxylase subunit alpha → MFNKILIANRGEIACRVIKTARRMGIRTVAVYSEADANARHVRLADEAVLLGPAAARESYLVADKIVEACKRTGAQAVHPGYGFLSENADFADALAANGIAFIGPPASAIRAMGSKSEAKKLMGKAAVPLTPGYHGDDQTPALLHKEADAIGYPVLIKAAAGGGGKGMRLVEKSEDFPDALASCKREAISSFGDDHVLIEKYITKPRHIEIQVFADSLGNCVYLFERDCSVQRRHQKVLEEAPAPGMTLERRRQMGEAAVAAAKAVGYVGAGTVEFIANQDGSFYFMEMNTRLQVEHPVTEMITGQDLVEWQLRVAAGQPLPLAQEQLQIRGHALEARIYAEDANKGFLPSTGKLIRLAPPAESIHVRVDTGVEEGDEITPYYDPMIAKLIVWDEHRDAALARMRKALADYQVAGVTTNIDFLSRLVACPAFAGADLDTGLIERQKDFLFPPVQAVPRDALLVATVGELLWEQHEAKQKAKTSGDPWSPWHARDGWRMNLSAARMVGFRDGDSLIEAQVRYQRDQWAITIHGETTLARGKKLEGDAFAVELDDRRLVASVVAVDDKRSVFLNGSTCTLLRDDPLHLVEAGGAQGGGLTAPMPGKVVALLAQIGQKVEKGTPLLILEAMKMEHTITAPAAGTVKAFCYAAGEQVSDGAALVEFETV, encoded by the coding sequence ATGTTTAATAAAATCCTGATCGCCAACCGCGGGGAAATCGCCTGCCGTGTCATCAAGACTGCCCGCCGCATGGGCATTCGTACCGTCGCCGTCTATTCCGAAGCCGATGCCAATGCACGCCACGTGCGTCTCGCCGACGAAGCCGTACTGCTCGGCCCGGCCGCCGCCCGTGAGTCATATCTGGTCGCCGACAAGATTGTCGAAGCCTGCAAACGCACCGGCGCGCAGGCGGTCCATCCCGGCTACGGATTTCTCTCCGAGAACGCCGATTTTGCCGATGCGCTGGCGGCCAACGGCATCGCCTTCATCGGCCCACCGGCCTCGGCCATTCGCGCCATGGGCTCGAAATCCGAAGCCAAGAAGCTGATGGGCAAGGCCGCCGTACCGCTCACTCCCGGTTATCACGGCGACGACCAGACCCCGGCCCTGCTGCACAAGGAAGCCGATGCCATCGGCTATCCAGTGCTGATCAAGGCTGCCGCCGGCGGCGGTGGCAAGGGCATGCGTCTGGTTGAAAAGAGTGAGGACTTCCCGGATGCGCTGGCTTCGTGCAAGCGCGAGGCGATTTCCAGCTTCGGCGACGACCACGTGCTGATCGAAAAATACATCACCAAGCCGCGCCACATCGAAATCCAGGTCTTTGCCGATTCGCTCGGCAACTGCGTTTACCTGTTCGAGCGCGATTGCTCGGTGCAGCGCCGCCACCAAAAGGTGCTGGAAGAAGCGCCGGCTCCGGGCATGACGCTGGAACGCCGTCGCCAAATGGGCGAAGCCGCCGTCGCCGCCGCCAAGGCGGTCGGTTACGTCGGTGCCGGCACCGTCGAGTTCATCGCCAATCAGGACGGCTCGTTCTATTTCATGGAAATGAACACCCGCCTGCAGGTCGAACATCCGGTGACCGAAATGATCACCGGGCAGGATCTGGTCGAATGGCAACTGCGCGTCGCTGCCGGCCAGCCGCTGCCGCTCGCCCAGGAACAATTGCAGATTCGCGGCCATGCGCTGGAGGCCCGGATCTACGCCGAAGACGCCAACAAGGGCTTCCTGCCCTCAACCGGCAAGTTGATCCGCCTCGCCCCGCCGGCTGAAAGCATTCACGTTCGCGTCGATACCGGCGTCGAGGAAGGTGACGAAATCACCCCCTACTACGACCCGATGATCGCCAAGCTGATCGTCTGGGACGAGCATCGCGATGCCGCACTGGCCCGCATGCGCAAGGCGCTGGCTGATTACCAGGTGGCCGGCGTGACGACCAACATCGACTTCCTGTCACGCCTCGTCGCCTGCCCGGCTTTTGCCGGCGCCGACCTCGATACTGGCCTGATCGAACGTCAAAAGGACTTTCTCTTCCCGCCCGTTCAGGCCGTGCCACGCGACGCGCTGCTCGTCGCCACAGTCGGAGAATTGCTCTGGGAACAGCACGAAGCGAAGCAGAAAGCCAAGACCAGCGGCGATCCGTGGTCGCCATGGCATGCCCGTGACGGCTGGCGGATGAATTTGTCCGCTGCCCGCATGGTCGGCTTCCGTGATGGCGACAGCCTGATCGAAGCGCAGGTCCGCTACCAGCGCGATCAGTGGGCGATCACCATCCATGGCGAAACGACGCTGGCGCGCGGCAAAAAGCTGGAAGGCGATGCCTTTGCCGTCGAACTTGATGACCGCCGGCTGGTCGCCAGCGTTGTCGCGGTCGACGACAAGCGCAGCGTCTTTTTGAACGGCAGCACCTGCACGCTGTTGCGCGACGATCCGCTGCATCTGGTCGAAGCCGGCGGCGCACAAGGTGGCGGCCTGACCGCACCGATGCCGGGCAAGGTCGTTGCGCTGCTCGCCCAGATCGGTCAAAAGGTCGAAAAAGGCACGCCGCTGCTGATTCTCGAAGCGATGAAGATGGAACATACCATCACCGCGCCGGCCGCCGGCACCGTCAAGGCCTTCTGCTACGCCGCCGGCGAGCAGGTCAGCGACGGCGCAGCACTGGTCGAGTTCGAAACTGTTTGA
- a CDS encoding TIGR00730 family Rossman fold protein produces the protein MQRICVFCGANSGRNPLYWAEAERVGRLLAERGIELVYGGGNIGLMGAVADGCLAAGGSVIGVIPQALMGKEVDGRNVEHRALTRLEVVDSMHTRKARMAELADGFIALPGGFGTFEELCEILTWGQLGFHVKPIGLLNINKFYDPLLALFDHAVSEGFLREQNRAMALAETDIEQLLEAMRRFQPEPVSKWLKDERQL, from the coding sequence ATGCAAAGAATCTGCGTCTTCTGCGGAGCCAACTCCGGCCGCAATCCGCTCTACTGGGCCGAGGCTGAACGCGTCGGCCGCCTGTTGGCCGAACGAGGCATCGAACTGGTCTATGGCGGCGGCAATATCGGCCTGATGGGTGCCGTTGCCGATGGCTGCCTGGCAGCCGGCGGAAGCGTCATCGGTGTCATTCCGCAGGCGCTGATGGGCAAGGAGGTCGATGGTCGCAATGTCGAACATCGCGCCCTGACCCGGCTTGAAGTCGTCGATTCAATGCATACCCGCAAGGCACGGATGGCCGAACTGGCCGATGGTTTCATCGCCCTGCCCGGCGGCTTCGGCACCTTCGAGGAACTTTGCGAAATCCTCACCTGGGGCCAACTCGGGTTTCACGTGAAACCGATCGGGCTACTCAATATCAACAAGTTCTACGACCCGCTGCTCGCCTTGTTTGACCATGCGGTCAGCGAAGGCTTCCTGCGCGAGCAGAACCGCGCCATGGCGCTGGCCGAAACGGATATCGAACAACTGCTGGAAGCCATGCGGCGCTTCCAGCCAGAACCGGTCAGCAAATGGCTGAAGGACGAACGACAGTTGTAA
- a CDS encoding AMP-binding protein has product MNMQSYVHGASNQPLIGQTIGAYFDEVCARFAEREALVVRHQNVRMTYATLKETVDNLACGLRRLGLKPGERIGIWSQNNTEWVLTQFATAKAGLVMVNINPAYRRSELEYVLNKVGCRALILAPSFKSSNYLEMLQDLAPELASGTPGDIQCARLPELKHVIRMGEERTPGMLNFDTLRLPAARHELNALAELAETLQFDDPINIQFTSGTTGAPKGATLSHHNILNNGFFIGEAMRLTPEDRLCIPVPLYHCFGMVLGNLACLTHGSAMIFPGEGFDPLSTLETVADEQCTALHGVPTMFIAVLDHPDFAKYDLSRLRTGIMAGSPCPIEVMKRVLDQMHMNEVTIAYGMTETSPVSFQSSVDDPVERRVSTVGRVQPHVEVKIVDTDGRIVPRGTAGELLTRGYSVMLGYWGDEARTREAIDTAGWMHTGDLAVIDEAGYCNIVGRLKDMVIRGGENIYPREIEEFLYRHPKVQDVQVIGVPDHKYGEELCAWIILKPGQNANEQDIRDFCQGQIAHYKVPRHIRFVDNFPMTITGKIQKFMMRNAMKQELGIQEEAHA; this is encoded by the coding sequence ATGAACATGCAAAGTTACGTCCACGGGGCCAGTAACCAGCCCCTGATCGGCCAAACCATCGGCGCATATTTTGACGAGGTCTGTGCCCGCTTCGCCGAACGCGAAGCACTGGTCGTTCGCCACCAGAACGTGCGGATGACTTACGCCACGCTCAAGGAAACCGTCGACAACCTGGCCTGCGGCCTGCGCCGTCTCGGCCTGAAGCCGGGCGAGCGAATCGGCATCTGGTCGCAGAACAACACGGAGTGGGTACTCACACAGTTTGCAACGGCTAAGGCCGGCCTGGTGATGGTCAATATCAACCCGGCTTACCGACGCTCGGAACTGGAATACGTACTCAACAAGGTCGGCTGTCGCGCCTTGATCCTCGCGCCCAGTTTCAAGTCGAGCAACTATCTGGAAATGCTGCAGGATCTGGCACCGGAACTAGCCAGCGGCACACCGGGCGATATCCAGTGCGCCCGTCTGCCCGAGCTGAAGCACGTTATCCGGATGGGTGAGGAACGCACGCCGGGCATGCTCAATTTCGATACCCTGCGTCTGCCGGCCGCCCGTCACGAACTCAACGCGCTGGCCGAACTGGCCGAGACGCTGCAATTCGACGACCCGATCAATATCCAGTTCACTTCCGGCACAACCGGCGCGCCCAAGGGCGCCACGCTGTCGCACCACAACATCCTGAACAACGGCTTCTTCATCGGCGAAGCGATGCGTCTGACGCCGGAAGACCGCTTGTGCATCCCGGTACCGCTCTATCACTGCTTCGGCATGGTGCTCGGCAACCTCGCCTGCCTGACGCACGGCTCGGCGATGATTTTCCCCGGCGAAGGCTTTGATCCACTGTCGACGCTGGAAACCGTGGCCGACGAGCAGTGCACGGCGCTGCATGGCGTCCCGACCATGTTCATTGCCGTGCTCGATCATCCGGATTTCGCCAAATACGATTTGTCACGACTGCGCACCGGCATCATGGCCGGCAGCCCCTGCCCGATCGAGGTCATGAAGCGTGTGCTCGACCAGATGCACATGAACGAAGTGACCATCGCCTACGGCATGACCGAAACTTCGCCGGTGTCCTTCCAAAGCTCGGTCGATGATCCGGTCGAGCGCCGCGTTTCCACCGTTGGCCGCGTCCAGCCGCATGTCGAAGTCAAGATCGTCGATACCGACGGCCGCATCGTGCCGCGCGGCACGGCCGGCGAATTGCTGACCCGCGGCTATTCGGTAATGCTCGGCTACTGGGGTGACGAAGCCCGTACTCGCGAAGCGATCGACACCGCCGGCTGGATGCATACCGGCGATCTGGCGGTGATCGACGAAGCCGGTTACTGCAATATCGTCGGTCGCCTCAAAGACATGGTGATTCGCGGCGGCGAGAATATTTACCCGCGCGAAATCGAGGAATTCCTCTATCGCCACCCGAAAGTCCAGGACGTTCAAGTGATCGGCGTACCGGATCACAAATATGGCGAGGAACTGTGTGCCTGGATTATTCTGAAACCCGGCCAGAATGCGAACGAACAGGACATCCGCGATTTCTGCCAAGGCCAGATTGCCCACTACAAGGTGCCGCGCCACATCCGTTTCGTCGACAACTTCCCGATGACCATCACCGGCAAGATCCAGAAATTCATGATGCGCAACGCGATGAAGCAGGAACTGGGCATTCAGGAAGAAGCCCACGCCTGA
- a CDS encoding acyl-CoA dehydrogenase, protein MILTQEQEMIRDSMRAFAQERLAPFAAEWDKNHTFPAEALKELGELGAMGMVVPEEWDGAGMDYMSLVLTLEEIAAGDGATSTIVSVQNSLACGITMKYGTNAQKEEWLKPLARGEKLGCFCLTEPHTGSDAAAITTRADKDGDHFVLNGVKQFITTGKHAHMAIVFAVTDKAAGKKGISCFLIPTATPGFIVGRTEDKMGQHASDTVQIILENCRVPASALLGKEGEGYKIALSNLEAGRIGIAAQSIGMARAAFEAAIRYAKERVTFGVAIIDHQAVNFKLADMNTLLDAARLMVWRAATLKDAGKPCLKEASMAKMFASEAAEKIASDAIQIHGGVGYTSDFPVERIYRDVRICQIYEGANDIQRLVIGRSIASE, encoded by the coding sequence ATGATCCTGACCCAAGAACAAGAAATGATCCGTGACTCGATGCGCGCTTTCGCGCAGGAGCGCCTCGCCCCCTTCGCCGCTGAATGGGACAAGAACCACACCTTCCCGGCTGAGGCCCTGAAAGAACTGGGCGAACTCGGTGCCATGGGCATGGTCGTTCCCGAGGAATGGGATGGTGCCGGCATGGATTACATGAGCCTGGTGCTGACCCTGGAAGAAATCGCCGCCGGCGACGGTGCCACCTCGACCATCGTCTCGGTGCAGAACTCGCTGGCCTGCGGCATCACCATGAAGTACGGTACCAACGCGCAGAAGGAAGAATGGCTCAAGCCGCTCGCCCGTGGCGAAAAGCTCGGCTGCTTCTGTCTGACCGAGCCGCACACCGGCTCCGATGCCGCCGCGATCACCACCCGCGCCGACAAGGATGGCGACCACTTCGTGCTGAATGGCGTCAAGCAGTTCATCACCACCGGCAAGCACGCCCACATGGCCATCGTTTTCGCGGTGACCGACAAGGCGGCCGGCAAGAAGGGCATTTCCTGCTTCCTGATCCCGACCGCCACCCCGGGCTTCATCGTTGGCCGCACCGAAGACAAGATGGGCCAGCACGCATCCGATACCGTGCAGATCATCCTCGAAAACTGTCGCGTTCCGGCTTCCGCCCTGCTCGGCAAGGAAGGCGAAGGCTACAAGATCGCCCTCTCCAACCTCGAAGCCGGCCGTATCGGTATTGCCGCCCAGAGCATTGGCATGGCCCGCGCCGCCTTTGAAGCCGCCATCCGCTACGCCAAGGAGCGTGTCACTTTCGGCGTAGCAATCATCGATCACCAGGCCGTCAACTTCAAACTGGCCGACATGAACACCCTGCTCGATGCTGCCCGCCTGATGGTCTGGCGCGCCGCCACACTGAAGGATGCCGGCAAGCCCTGCCTGAAGGAAGCTTCGATGGCCAAGATGTTCGCCTCCGAAGCCGCCGAGAAGATTGCTTCCGATGCCATCCAGATTCACGGCGGCGTTGGCTACACCAGCGACTTCCCGGTTGAACGGATCTACCGCGACGTGCGTATCTGCCAGATCTACGAAGGTGCTAACGACATTCAGCGCCTCGTTATTGGACGTAGCATCGCCAGCGAGTAA